GGTAAGGAAGCCAAATTAATCCTTGAGCCAGATACTATTTTATGGCCTTCCTTCCATATGCCGATACTTATACTGCTTATCTCCGGGCTGGCAAAACACTCTTGCATGCTTAAGCCTAAAATCCCCGGGATACAATTATTGGCGTTAACGAAAATCTTTAAATATTTCATTGCTTTAATATCGTCTGTGGCTACTACCGGGAAAATATCGCCAAGCAAAACCTTTACTTTAGAAACAAGCTCGCTGTTTTTAATAAACGCGCTCCCGATAATCCAACTTCCTTCAAAATTATGCACGACCGTGCCTGCTTCTAAATTAGTCGAGCCAAACATTACTATGCTAGAAATGATTTTTTCTCCCGAAAGAATCCTTGCGGCGATATCTTCTGCTTGAACGCCGTTTTGAGTAATAACGATTACTGAATTAGCGATAAATTCAAGGTTTTCTTTTATCGCACAGCTTAAATCCTGAGTTTTTGTAGCAAAGATTGCTATGTCCGGGCAAAAATTAAGCCTCGTATCGGTGTCAATTTTTAAATCAAACTCACCCCTTACCCCGCAAATCTTTAAGCCTTTATTTCTGATTGCCTCTACCGCCTCTTTATGGCCGACGAGAAATACATTTTTGTTTTTTGACTTTAAATACCCTGCCACTAAAGCGCCTATTGCCCCGGCGCCAATAACTGCTATTTTCACTTCAAGTTCTCCCCATTCTTTCTTGCAAGCGGCTGGTTATTATTCTTTGGGAATCCGAATTTTTTGTAATCAAATCCTGTTTGTTCCAAAAGCCTAATCATCATACTGTAGAATGGCGAAGGCACATCAGAAAAAAAAGCACCAACTACATCCTGCTCTTCAACTAATGCAGATTTTCTCTTAACAGCATTGTTTTCCGCTTCCTTGACTACGGCCTCTTCGGTAATATGACGATGAAAGACTGGTATCTTAGAAATCATAAGATTAAGCTTTTCTTGAGTTGTTTTATCCCAATTCATAATCTAACTCCCTATATTGGTTAAAGTTAACCCCTTGTTTTAAAATATAGTAAAATTTTACTAATCAAATTTTAGTATAGTATACCTTTAAATCAATTAAAGTCAAGAAGAAATTGAAGAAAATTTACTCTGGAAGTAAAACGGACAGAATTAATTCTGTCCCAAAAGATTAAATAATATCTCTTGATTTTTCTAATGATTTATGATAAAAATAACAAATGAAGAGGAGTTGATTTGTTCTTATTTTTAAATCTTAAAATTAAAGCCACGGAAAGCGTGGCTTTTTTAATGGAGGCGAAATGGAGAACTTAGGTAAATCAGAAAAAGATAATAGGATTTTTGAAAGATTTGCTGCAAATTTCCCTCTTAAGTACCTTGACCTTGATTATAATAAAGAAGGCAGTGCAAAAACATTGGATATCAGCGCTAATGGATTGGGGATAACTACGGATGAATGCCTACCTAAACACTCCAACCTTGAATTATGGCTACAGATACCCGATATGGGACAGCCGCTTTATGCCAGAGCAAAGGTAATCTGGTCGGATAAGTCAGGAACAAATGCGTGTAGGGCGGGAATTAAACTGGAAAAAGCTGACTTTCTAGGGCTTGCGCGAGTTCTTAGAATTATCGGGACAAGAAGAAACTAACCTTAACTATTCTTTTATATTCCATCCGCTTCTTCGTTTCTTGCCCACAATAATCAAATTAGCAACAACTGTGAATATTACAGCTGCCTGAGTAAGGCTCATCAACGCGTCGAGAGAAGAATCATTGCTAACCATAATTGCACTTAGCCCCAAAGAAAATGTAATTACGTATATAAATAATGTCGTCTCGCGTTGGGTAAAACCCAAGTCTACCAAGATATGATGAAAATGATCTTTGCCGCTATAATGCAGCCATTCATAAACACTTTTAACTTTACCCTCTTTGATTCGCATAACAGTTGTAAAAACCATATCAAATATCGGAACACCTAAAATTAATACCGGAATAGTAATCCTTGCAATATTATGTTCCGCCCAGAAACCACTAAGAGCAAAACCAGCGAGAATAAAGCCGAGCATGGTACTCCCTGCTTCTCCCAGAAAAATCTTATATTTTCCTTTATGAAAGTTATAAGGCAGGAAAGCAAAGCAAGTAGCAATTAAAATTACTGCTAACAGGCCTAAAGGATACTGGCTTGACTTATAAAGGATAACTCCAAAACAAATTAAATTTATTGCGGCACTTCCTGCCGCAAGCCCATCTAAGCCATCCAAATAGTTATACGCATTCGTGACTCCCACCAGCCAAATAATAGTAATAACAACTTCTAAAATATACTTCCATACCCCTAATGAATAAGGTAAAAAATTTATTTGGAGGCCCATCTTAATCACAAATAAAGAAATTATAACCTGACAAAGGAAGCGGAAACGGGCAGAAAGCGGCTTGATATCATTGATTAAGCCCAATATCAAGATTAATGTTGCCCCGATTAATAGAGGCATAAAAAAATGCAGTTTGGTTAAATTAAAAAACACGCCGATTATAAGCCCAAAATAAACTGCCACCCCTCCTAAGAGAGGCGTAGCAATTTTATGAATCTTCCTACCTCCGGGGATATCAAGTATATCAAATCGCACTGCAATCGCCCTAAATATTGGCATGGAAAAATAAGTTGCCACAAAAGAAATTAAAAACGCTAATAATGTTTTCATATTTAACCTATCTGCCTTAATACGCGCAGGGCTTTAAAACCTTCCGCGTATTTTACTCTTCCCTGAAAACCACGAAAATTGGCGCAAGACTGGGCGCTTTCAAGGATGCTAAGATTTTCTATTTTAGTCCTATCAACCTGAGACACATGTATGCCCAATAGTTTTAGTTTGTCATTTAAAATATCTTTGATATCTACAAAAATATCCGGTTCAAAATGCACAGTCGTAGGAACTTCATAGAACAAGACTTCCTTAATATAGCGGGTGGCAGAGATACCTGCTAAGGACGCAGCGCGATGATCCTGATGGATATCTTCACCATAATTTAAAAAAACAATATCCGGATTGGTCTTGCTTACAGCTTCTTCAATTCTTAATATCAAATCGTGGTTATCAACTAATTTCGTATCTTCAAAACCTCCCCAAAAAATCCCTTTTGCTCCAATGAATCTGGCGGCTTCCTCTTGCTCCTGCCTTCTTACTCTTGCTTCTCCGCCGAGATGACCGTCGGTGAGTGTTAACAAATAAATATTATGCCCACTTCTGCTATATTTTAAAAGTGTACCGCCACAGCCAAATTCAACATCATCGGGATGCGCTCCTACTGCTAATATATTCATGTTAACTCCTTATTTAAAAAGTATGCTTTTTGCAGCCTTGCCCTCGTTAAAAAGTAAATCAATTGCAGCCATATGCGAGATAAAGCCTTTATTATCTTTCATAAAACACTGCTGATAAATCGGATGCTCAAATTCCTGATACCTAAGCTCAAGCCCTTCTTCAGCAAACTTCTTTTCATCCAAATAGTCTCTTCCGCCGGAACCCGAGAGATAAACCCTAGAATTAAGTTTCTTACAAATTTCAATAATTCTTTCGGTAGAAGCCTTAGTTGTGCCTATCTCTGATTCAAAACAAAGCGGAGTTTTTATACCGAATTCTTTTAGCAGGTATTTAATGATAAAAACATTCAAATCCAACAGCTTATCCCAATCTTTATTTAAGTAAACATCCTCAAAGAACGCTGAATAATCATTAAAAAATGGTGCATGTGCGTAAGAAAGCTTAATTGCCTTCCAATGATCGAGCTTCCAATTAACCGAGTTATCTATTTTTACGTCGCTGATAAGCTGATTGCGTAAATTTTTCGTAACTACAGGCACTGTCAACCAGAGCCAATCTTTCTTAGTGCGGATTTTATTCCTATTCTCAAATTCCCTGTGTTTGTATTGTACTCTATCCAGGAATACAAAACAATCACTTTTTTTTATCTTATCCAAGTACCCTAACCAGGGAAGATATTGAGGCTGATGCACTGAAACAATCATCTTTAAACCATCTCCTGATAAACAGATTCAATTTTTTCCATCATCTTCTTTGAAGAAAACTTATCATCTACCCATTTCTTTCCGTTTTCCGATAAACTTAATCTAAAATTGTCATCCTTTAGCAACCTTAATATTGCCGAGGATAGCTCTTGTATGTTTTTGGATGCAACAAGTACCCCGGTTTCATTATCCCTTACAATCTCGGGGATACCTCCTACCTTTGTAGCAATTACAGGAACTCCCAAACCTTGGGCTTCCAACAAAACTCTCCCAATAGCCTCATTTAAAGAAGGCTGGACCATAATATCTAAAAATGAAATTATCTCTTCAACATCATCGCGCCACCCTGTAAAAACTACCCTATTGTCTAAATTATTTTCTTTTACTATTCTCTCAAGTTTACTGCGCATAGAACCTTCCCCAACGATAATGAAACCTGCGCCATTGTCAATCTTTGAAACTTCAATCGCAGCCCTTACAAAATATTCAACGCCCTTAACCACTTCAAGCCGGCAAACCATGCCCACTATTCTTTGATTATCCTTAAACCCAAACTTTATTTTCTTTTCCAGCGCCTTCTTAATATCAACATTCTTAAATCCCATCTCAAGTCCAGACGGCACAACTTCAATCTTGCCTTCGCGGCTGACGCCAAACTCCAATAATTCTTTTTTTTCTAATTCGCTTAAAGCAAGGAATTTATAAGTAAACATAGCTAGAAGACGCTCAATTAAAACAATCGATTTGCTGGCAAAGAAATTAAAATAACCGTAAAAGTTGCTTCCGTGAGGCATATGGACAACATGCCGGATTCCAGAGAAATATGCGGCAAGCCTTCCCAAAGCCCCTGCTTTTGCAGTATGCGTGTGCACAATATCAAAATTTTCCTTTTTAAAAATAGAGCAAAGACTGCAAAAGGCAGCTAAATCAAGAAAAAGATTAACGTTTCTCCTTAAAGACGAAACGGTAATTACTTTCCCCTTAAATTCTTTTAAAAAATTTATAGTGGCAAAGGAAAAATGTTTAGTTGGCCCGGTAATCAATGTAACATCATACTTATCCGGGTTTAAAGACTGGCAAATAATCCTTACTATATCGGGAGAGCCTGCCCAATCGAGCCGCGTAATAACCTGAGCGATTTTAATTCTTTTCATATCCTATCCTAATACCTGTATAATTCCGTACAGCGGGCACAGACGGGAAATAGTTTATTTTTCTTTAAAGCTTGCCTAAATTTTACCGCCTGAGCATTATTCCATAAATCCGTAAACTTGCTATCTTTAATATTTCCGTATGAAAAACTGGAATTTAAACAGGGGCCCACTTCCCCATCAGGAAAAATATACGCTACAAGCCATGGGCTAAGGCACCTTGTTTGATAATCCGAAGGCAGATAAGAAGAATTGCTGTAATATTCAATTAAACCCTTGTGGGAGAAATTCGGATAGAAATCAACCGCAAAATTGTATTTACCGGAGAGGATTTCTTTAATTTTTCCATATAGAACCTCGGGGTCAATTTCCGGATTAAAATCAAAACCCTCCCAATCAAGAGAAGTGCAGCCTAAGAGATTGTCATATTCTTTCTGTTTTTGCAAAACTTCCCTGTTCAAGAAAATTAGATTGTGGAAGGTAAGCGAACTGGCTTTGATCTCCTCGGCAACTCCAAGCAATTGCTCTAAATATTTATAATTATATTTTGTAATTGTACATTGCAGGTTTATTAATGGTTTTTGTTTTTTATCAAGGTTTTTATAATAATTTAACTTATCAAACCCAAGCATTATCTTATCAAATAACCCGGGAAGGCCGCGGATTGAATCATGCAATTCTCTCCCCCCGTCCAAAGAGACATTTAATTCATCCAAACCTGCGCTTACTAAATCCTTGGCTACATCTTCCAACATAAACCCATTAGAAATCATCAAACAGTGCATTCTTTTTTGTTTAATATACCTGATTAATTCCGTGCATTTTTCATATAACAATGGCTCGCCCCCAAAAAGTGTTATACCGGGCTTAAAAAATGAAACGTTATTAATTACCGATTTAATCTCTTCCGGGCTTAGTTCTGATTTAACAAAATCTGCAGGCTGTTTTTTGGTTACCCCCGATTCACCCCATTGCCCGCACATTTTGCATTTGAGATTACAACGATGTGTCAGAAAAAAGGTTATTGCTTCAGGAAAACCAGCCTTGCCTCTCGCATAGCGATAGTAAAGATTAGCATCAAGGCGTTTATCAAGGACATTTAATGCATAAAGAGGCTGTTTGGTTGCCTTATAGAAAAACCTTCTTATATTCTTCCAGGGTAAAATCATACGCCTTTTATAGCCTCAATAATAGCATCCAAGTCTTTATTTTCAACTAAAGGGTGAACTGGTAAAGTCAATAAATGCTCAGCAAGATAGCTTGCATTCGGAAAGTCATTTGCGCCGTAGCCTAAATCAAACATTTGGTTAAGCGGCACATTATACATCCGGGAACTCTCTATCCCCTTTTGAGCAAGAATCATTTGCACGTCTTTAAGTTGCTTTAAATCTTTAAAAATAACCGGCAGTCGGTTAAAAATAACTTTGTCTTCTTTGGAGGTCTTCGGCAAAATGATATTATTCAAATCCTTTAATGCATTGGCTAGATACATCCCATTATAATTCCTTTTAGAGAAAAGAGTGTTTTCTTTTTGTAGAACTTTTAATCCATAGGCTGAATGAAAATTACTCATAGCTCTTATAGGAAAATCTTTTGGGGGCTTAGTTTCTTTAAAACAACTAATCAAAAAAAACAAAGCTCCGTATATATATGGATTTAAGGAAAAGGAAAAAACCAAGAGCTGGAACGGATAAATTAAATCTCGGAATAAATTACCCCCTGATAACTTTGCTGCTTGTCTATCAATTGCCCCAGACAAATCTTGATTTTGCGTGGAAATCGCCCCTCCTGAACAAAGGGGAAGGTTTTTACCCCGGTTGAAACTATAAAAACTTATATCTGAGAAGCTACCTGTTAATTTATTATTTATTGTCGTCCCCATTGCCTGTGCACAATCTTCCAGAAGAAAGACATCACTTGGAAGTTTTCCTTTAAGCCCGGCAATATCTGCTAAAGGAAGGCCAAACATATGCACTGCAACCACTGCTAAGGTGTTATTAGAAACCCTGCTTAATAAACTCTCCACATCAAGGCTAAAATCATCAAGATTAATATCACAAAGTACTGGTTTTAATCCTGCTTTTTTAACTGCGACAACCAAACTTCCTGCAGTATAAGCAGGAAGGATTACTTCATTCTTAGTTGATTTTTCTTTTAATGCTTCTAGGATAATGTAAAAAGAAGCTATCCCTGAATTAACAGTAATAACGTGGTTCGATTGAATTGTTTTGCCAAAGTTTGCGGTAAAACCAACTTTACTTTTAGCATCAAACATATGCCAAAAAGCAAAAGAAAAAGCATCCAAACTTAAAGGTGAACCAATGATAGATAATTTACTTATCATATTTTTTGCGCTTTCAACAAAATTACCGGAGCGAATCTTTTGAAAAGCAAAGCTCCGACGTAATCCTTCTTTATAATCTCAAATCCGGATTCTTTTAACAATCCCTCAATCTGCCTTGGAGAATAACAGCGTAAAGGCAAATTCTTGACAGTTTCATCATAGTATTTTGCAAGGCTGTATTTAAGTTTTAGCAGCGGGTTAAGCGACGAACGAAAGTCAAGAATAATACTACCGCCTTTCTTGCAAACCCGCTTCATTTCAATTATCACCTTTTTAGCGGCATCGACAGACTCAAGGTTAAAAAGGACATTGATGCAAGCCACATTATCAAAATATTCACCCTCAAACTCCAGATTTAATGCGTCTGCAACTGAAAGATTAACATTTTGAAGGTTTTTACACCGTTCTTTTGCCTTAAACAGCCTT
This region of Candidatus Omnitrophota bacterium genomic DNA includes:
- a CDS encoding 2-dehydropantoate 2-reductase encodes the protein MKIAVIGAGAIGALVAGYLKSKNKNVFLVGHKEAVEAIRNKGLKICGVRGEFDLKIDTDTRLNFCPDIAIFATKTQDLSCAIKENLEFIANSVIVITQNGVQAEDIAARILSGEKIISSIVMFGSTNLEAGTVVHNFEGSWIIGSAFIKNSELVSKVKVLLGDIFPVVATDDIKAMKYLKIFVNANNCIPGILGLSMQECFASPEISSISIGIWKEGHKIVSGSRINLASLPDFPLERLTKLISLPTTEAAKIFSGIMANLSKEPLYGSILQSIKRGKLSEVDYINGEFVALAKTNSLRAPLNSKLVEMVHQVEKTKRFFTKEELINNTKGLFS
- a CDS encoding PilZ domain-containing protein, encoding MENLGKSEKDNRIFERFAANFPLKYLDLDYNKEGSAKTLDISANGLGITTDECLPKHSNLELWLQIPDMGQPLYARAKVIWSDKSGTNACRAGIKLEKADFLGLARVLRIIGTRRN
- a CDS encoding MraY family glycosyltransferase, which translates into the protein MKTLLAFLISFVATYFSMPIFRAIAVRFDILDIPGGRKIHKIATPLLGGVAVYFGLIIGVFFNLTKLHFFMPLLIGATLILILGLINDIKPLSARFRFLCQVIISLFVIKMGLQINFLPYSLGVWKYILEVVITIIWLVGVTNAYNYLDGLDGLAAGSAAINLICFGVILYKSSQYPLGLLAVILIATCFAFLPYNFHKGKYKIFLGEAGSTMLGFILAGFALSGFWAEHNIARITIPVLILGVPIFDMVFTTVMRIKEGKVKSVYEWLHYSGKDHFHHILVDLGFTQRETTLFIYVITFSLGLSAIMVSNDSSLDALMSLTQAAVIFTVVANLIIVGKKRRSGWNIKE
- a CDS encoding PIG-L family deacetylase yields the protein MNILAVGAHPDDVEFGCGGTLLKYSRSGHNIYLLTLTDGHLGGEARVRRQEQEEAARFIGAKGIFWGGFEDTKLVDNHDLILRIEEAVSKTNPDIVFLNYGEDIHQDHRAASLAGISATRYIKEVLFYEVPTTVHFEPDIFVDIKDILNDKLKLLGIHVSQVDRTKIENLSILESAQSCANFRGFQGRVKYAEGFKALRVLRQIG
- a CDS encoding WbqC family protein → MIVSVHQPQYLPWLGYLDKIKKSDCFVFLDRVQYKHREFENRNKIRTKKDWLWLTVPVVTKNLRNQLISDVKIDNSVNWKLDHWKAIKLSYAHAPFFNDYSAFFEDVYLNKDWDKLLDLNVFIIKYLLKEFGIKTPLCFESEIGTTKASTERIIEICKKLNSRVYLSGSGGRDYLDEKKFAEEGLELRYQEFEHPIYQQCFMKDNKGFISHMAAIDLLFNEGKAAKSILFK
- a CDS encoding glycosyltransferase family 4 protein, translated to MKRIKIAQVITRLDWAGSPDIVRIICQSLNPDKYDVTLITGPTKHFSFATINFLKEFKGKVITVSSLRRNVNLFLDLAAFCSLCSIFKKENFDIVHTHTAKAGALGRLAAYFSGIRHVVHMPHGSNFYGYFNFFASKSIVLIERLLAMFTYKFLALSELEKKELLEFGVSREGKIEVVPSGLEMGFKNVDIKKALEKKIKFGFKDNQRIVGMVCRLEVVKGVEYFVRAAIEVSKIDNGAGFIIVGEGSMRSKLERIVKENNLDNRVVFTGWRDDVEEIISFLDIMVQPSLNEAIGRVLLEAQGLGVPVIATKVGGIPEIVRDNETGVLVASKNIQELSSAILRLLKDDNFRLSLSENGKKWVDDKFSSKKMMEKIESVYQEMV
- a CDS encoding radical SAM protein, producing the protein MILPWKNIRRFFYKATKQPLYALNVLDKRLDANLYYRYARGKAGFPEAITFFLTHRCNLKCKMCGQWGESGVTKKQPADFVKSELSPEEIKSVINNVSFFKPGITLFGGEPLLYEKCTELIRYIKQKRMHCLMISNGFMLEDVAKDLVSAGLDELNVSLDGGRELHDSIRGLPGLFDKIMLGFDKLNYYKNLDKKQKPLINLQCTITKYNYKYLEQLLGVAEEIKASSLTFHNLIFLNREVLQKQKEYDNLLGCTSLDWEGFDFNPEIDPEVLYGKIKEILSGKYNFAVDFYPNFSHKGLIEYYSNSSYLPSDYQTRCLSPWLVAYIFPDGEVGPCLNSSFSYGNIKDSKFTDLWNNAQAVKFRQALKKNKLFPVCARCTELYRY
- a CDS encoding DegT/DnrJ/EryC1/StrS family aminotransferase, whose protein sequence is MISKLSIIGSPLSLDAFSFAFWHMFDAKSKVGFTANFGKTIQSNHVITVNSGIASFYIILEALKEKSTKNEVILPAYTAGSLVVAVKKAGLKPVLCDINLDDFSLDVESLLSRVSNNTLAVVAVHMFGLPLADIAGLKGKLPSDVFLLEDCAQAMGTTINNKLTGSFSDISFYSFNRGKNLPLCSGGAISTQNQDLSGAIDRQAAKLSGGNLFRDLIYPFQLLVFSFSLNPYIYGALFFLISCFKETKPPKDFPIRAMSNFHSAYGLKVLQKENTLFSKRNYNGMYLANALKDLNNIILPKTSKEDKVIFNRLPVIFKDLKQLKDVQMILAQKGIESSRMYNVPLNQMFDLGYGANDFPNASYLAEHLLTLPVHPLVENKDLDAIIEAIKGV
- a CDS encoding class I SAM-dependent methyltransferase, translated to MLKKIYLWLHHLTSGAEEQGEYSSGHWAASVRKKALDFCSGIHGRFLEVGCGEGLFISKLAAYDPKLQIWGIDNSTERLFKAKERCKNLQNVNLSVADALNLEFEGEYFDNVACINVLFNLESVDAAKKVIIEMKRVCKKGGSIILDFRSSLNPLLKLKYSLAKYYDETVKNLPLRCYSPRQIEGLLKESGFEIIKKDYVGALLFKRFAPVILLKAQKI